From the genome of Frateuria soli:
CAACCATCTGTGCGGCGTCGGCTACTGGGTCTGGCTGATCCCGCTCTCCAGCGGTGCTCACTCGATCGGTATCGTGGCCGACGAGGCCATCCATCCGCTGGAGTCTTTCCAGGATTTCGCCCGCGCCCGGGCCTGGCTCGCACGCCACCAACCGGCGCTCTCGCGGGCGGTCGAACGCTGCGCGGATACGCTGATGGATTTCCGCTTCCTGCGCGGCTGTTCCTACGGCTGTGCCCAGGTGTTCAGCGCCGACCGCTGGGCGCTGACCGGCGAGGCCGGCCTGTTCCTCGATCCCTTCTACTCGCCCGGCGGCGATTTCATCGCGATCGCCAACACCTACATCTGCATGCTGGTCGCACAGGACCGTGCCGGCGCGCCACTGGCCTCCTACGTGCGGCTCTACCAGCGGCTGTACTTCTCCTTCTACGAGAGCACCCTGGCCCTCTACCGTGGCCAGTACCCGTTGTTCGGCGATCCCGTCGTGATGCCCGCCAAGGTGGCCTGGGACTACAGCTATTACTGGGGCGTGCTGTGCCAGCTGTTCTTCCAGAAACGGCTGGGCGATGCGACGCTGTTCGCCGAACTGGCTCCGCAACTGGCTGTCGCGCAGCAGTTGAACGAGCGGATGCAGGCGTTCTTCGGCCGCTGGCACGCGTGCGCCGGCCCTGGCAGTTCAGCCGGCCTGCTCGATCAGTGCCGGGCCCCCTGGCTGGTGGAATTGAACCGCGGCCTGCGCGACACACTGGACGACGCCGGCATAAGGTCGCGCCTGAACACCAACCTGGCGCTGCTGCACGAGGTGGCCGGCGCGATCGCCGCGATGGCCGCGCGCGACGGCATGTCCGTGGAGGACCTGCCCGCCTGCACCGGCCCGGTGCCAGCGCTGTTCGACCTGGCGCCCGCGCAGGTGACTGCGGTCGCCTAGAACCCGAAAAGCAAGCAGGAGCGCACCTGTGTGCGCGACCGGAATGGTTGGCGGTCACGCACCGGTGCACTCCTGCAGGGATCGGGGTCGCGACCGGGATGTCCGGTCGCGACCATCGGCCTCAGTCCTCAGGCAACGTGATCGCGTATTCCTTCGGCGGGGTGTTGCCGGCCAGGTTGCGCACGAAGTAGTCCCAGCGCCGGCGCATGGCATAGGAACCCTTCTCTTTGCCATAGCCATGGTGCACGTTGGGGATCATCAGCAGGTCGAAGTCCTTGTTCGCCTTGATCAACGCATCGGCCACCAGCAGCGTGTTGGACGGCGGCACATTGTCGTCCAGCGTGCCGTGCACCAGCATCAGCTTGCCCTTGAGGTTGGCCGCATGGTTCTGGTTGGCCTGGTCGTCGTAATTGGTGGTGCCGTCCTTGTTCACCACCAGCGGGCCCTGGTACTTCTCGGCCCAGTCGTCCTCGTAGTTGCGGTTGTCGTGGTTGCCGCTCTCGGACCAGCCGACCTTGAAGAAATCGGGGTAGCGGAACATCGCGTCCGCCGTGGCGTTGCCGCCGCCGGAGTGGCCCCAGATGCCGACGCGGTCGAGGTCGATCCAGCCGTAGCGCTTGCCCAGTTCCTTGATGCCGGCGACCTGGTCGGGCAGCGTGTTGTCGCCCATGTTGCCGTACCAGGTGTCGTGGAAGGACTTCGAGCGCCATGGCGTGCCCATGCCGTCGATCGCCACCACGATGAAGCCCAGCTCGGCCAGCGCCTGGTTGTCGCCGCGCGCGGAAAGGAAGTTGCGGCCGCGCACCGAACCGGTCTGCGGACCCGGATAGATGTAGTCGATGACCGGGTACTTCTTGTTCGGGTCGAAGCGGGTCGGCTTGAACAGCATGCCGTACAGGTCGGTCTTGCCATCGCGCGCCTTCACCGTGATCGGGGTCGGCGGCACCCAGCCGGCCGCGCGCAGACGGCTGATGTCGGCCTTGGCGACGGTGGCGAGCACGTGGCCGTCGCCGCTGTCGCGCAGCACGGTCACGGGCGGCGTGGTCGGTGTCGAATACGTATCGACGAAGGCGTGGCCGTCCGGCGAAAGCGTGATCTCGTGGTTGGCCGCCTCCGGCGTCAGCAGCACCGGCTTGCCGCCATCCAGGCCGACCTTGAAGAACTGCTGGTAGTACGGGTTCACGCCCGGAGTGCGGCCGACGCCGCGGAACCACGCGGTGCGCGTCTTCGGGTCGACCCTGAGCACCTCGGTGACGTTGCCCTCGCCGGTGGTGATGGCGTGCTTGAGCTTGCCGTTATCCAGGTCGTAGAGATACAGGTTGCCCCAGTCATTGCGCTCGGAGAACCAGATCGCCTCCCGGCTCTCGGGCAGGTAGAACCAGTTGACCTGGCCGTTGCCACTTTCGAAGTAGGTCGGCACGTGCTCCTCGAACACCGTGCGCACGTCACCGGTCTTCGGATCGGCGATGCGGAGCCACTCGTCCTTGTGGTAGCGCGAGGTGGAGACGAAGGCCAGCGACTTGCCGTCCGGCGCCCACTTCACGTCGTCCCAGCCACCGGCAGGGCCGCAGCTGATGTCGTCGCAAAGGGTCGAACGATGCTGGTCGGGCGGCATCTTCAAGCGCACCACCTTCTTGCTCGGCACATCGATGACGACGCGCTCGATCATGGTCACGTTCTTGTCGCCCGCCAGCGGGCCCTTCCACTGCTCCAGTTCGGAATGGCCGATCTGCGTCTTGAGCAGGTACATGTCGCCGGTCTTGCGCTGGTCCTGCTGGAAAGTGGCGATCTTCTTCGAATCGGGCGACCACACCAGGATGGCGTTGTCGGTGTGCTTCCAGCCGGCGTTGTCGGTGGCGTAGCCGAAATTCTCCACGCCGTCGGTGGTCAGCCGGGTTTCCTTGCCGGTAGCCACGTCGCGCAGCCACAGGTTCCAGTCGCGGATGAAGGCTTCGGTCTTCTTGTCCGGCGAGAGCACGCCCGGTTCCTTGCCGGCCTTCTTGACCACGCATTCGCCCTGCGCCGGCTTGAGGTCGCACAGGTAGTGCTTGCCGTTGAGCTGGATGTCCAGACGACCGTCGGCGGCAACCACGTATTCGCGGATGCCGAGCTTGCCGGCCTTCACCGGCTTGGCCAGCGCCTTGCCCAGCGCGGCGGCGAGCCGGGGCTGGTCGAACGCGTCGGAGACCTTGCCGGTGGTCGCGTCCATCACGCGGTAGTGGTCGCCCTTGGCGTCGTGGTCGACGTACCAGAAGTGGCCGTCGTCCAGCCAGGTCACGCGTCCGATCGCATGGTCGACCAGCGGCGCGGTGTTGTTGCCGAGAAAGCGCTCCGCGCGGGCGTAGTCGTCCCTGGTCAGCGTGTGGCCCTGGGCCATTGCGCCGGTGGCCACCAGGGCCAGGGCCAGCGCGCCCGCCAGGCACGGGCTGCCGATCATCGATGCCATCGTGTTTCCCCTTTGGAGGACATGCGGATTGGTCGATCGTAACGTGCCTAAAGTCATGGCACCCATGCCATTAGTG
Proteins encoded in this window:
- a CDS encoding NAD(P)/FAD-dependent oxidoreductase, with the protein product MADAHTTHDAVILGGGLAGLCLALQLRGEFPDMDIVVLERQRHPLPLAAHKVGESTVEIAAHYFEQVLGLHEHLQQAHLRKFGLRMFFSEGQDRLDQCTELGVSRVLPTPSYQIDRGLFENFLGEEARRRGIDFRDGARVRGFELGRGGELHRARYSDEAGEHTLACRWLLDASGRAGLLRHRLELTRDNGHHVNAAWFRLDERLVLDEWCRDNAAWHDRCEPPERWRSTNHLCGVGYWVWLIPLSSGAHSIGIVADEAIHPLESFQDFARARAWLARHQPALSRAVERCADTLMDFRFLRGCSYGCAQVFSADRWALTGEAGLFLDPFYSPGGDFIAIANTYICMLVAQDRAGAPLASYVRLYQRLYFSFYESTLALYRGQYPLFGDPVVMPAKVAWDYSYYWGVLCQLFFQKRLGDATLFAELAPQLAVAQQLNERMQAFFGRWHACAGPGSSAGLLDQCRAPWLVELNRGLRDTLDDAGIRSRLNTNLALLHEVAGAIAAMAARDGMSVEDLPACTGPVPALFDLAPAQVTAVA
- a CDS encoding S9 family peptidase, translating into MASMIGSPCLAGALALALVATGAMAQGHTLTRDDYARAERFLGNNTAPLVDHAIGRVTWLDDGHFWYVDHDAKGDHYRVMDATTGKVSDAFDQPRLAAALGKALAKPVKAGKLGIREYVVAADGRLDIQLNGKHYLCDLKPAQGECVVKKAGKEPGVLSPDKKTEAFIRDWNLWLRDVATGKETRLTTDGVENFGYATDNAGWKHTDNAILVWSPDSKKIATFQQDQRKTGDMYLLKTQIGHSELEQWKGPLAGDKNVTMIERVVIDVPSKKVVRLKMPPDQHRSTLCDDISCGPAGGWDDVKWAPDGKSLAFVSTSRYHKDEWLRIADPKTGDVRTVFEEHVPTYFESGNGQVNWFYLPESREAIWFSERNDWGNLYLYDLDNGKLKHAITTGEGNVTEVLRVDPKTRTAWFRGVGRTPGVNPYYQQFFKVGLDGGKPVLLTPEAANHEITLSPDGHAFVDTYSTPTTPPVTVLRDSGDGHVLATVAKADISRLRAAGWVPPTPITVKARDGKTDLYGMLFKPTRFDPNKKYPVIDYIYPGPQTGSVRGRNFLSARGDNQALAELGFIVVAIDGMGTPWRSKSFHDTWYGNMGDNTLPDQVAGIKELGKRYGWIDLDRVGIWGHSGGGNATADAMFRYPDFFKVGWSESGNHDNRNYEDDWAEKYQGPLVVNKDGTTNYDDQANQNHAANLKGKLMLVHGTLDDNVPPSNTLLVADALIKANKDFDLLMIPNVHHGYGKEKGSYAMRRRWDYFVRNLAGNTPPKEYAITLPED